The following nucleotide sequence is from Salvia miltiorrhiza cultivar Shanhuang (shh) chromosome 7, IMPLAD_Smil_shh, whole genome shotgun sequence.
AAGCTTCATCACCACATTTTCATTCTCTCACTAGAGTAGCAAAGCTTTCTCTTCTCTACCATTACACGACATCAAAATGGATGTCATTGAGCCTCACCAATAGCCTGAGCTTCCAGAACTGGTTCCTTTTCTGCACTTGCTGATTCCAAACGATAGGATTTACAGCTGAAATagaaaactgtgctcatcatcGAGTCGATCATCACCACAAAGGAATACATCACGACCAAAAGAGGCCCTTCCCATAACCTAGAAGAGCCATCTCCATAACTAAGTGTCTTCACTCTATGCTCAAACAGACCCTCCACGAACGCCATACCTATAGTCGACCCAAGGAATATCAGCAGCCCGACTTGCGTCTGCCCTTTAATCAATGAACTAGAACGGAGCACTGCCTGAGGCCCTGCAACATCCTCAAGAACAGATATCACAATAGCAGTGTTGCAGATAATGATAGCATTGGCAAAAATGATTGAGAAAATCAACCCTACTACCATTGCAGGGTAAAGAATCAAGTCAGATGGGAACCCCATGATCAAGAACACACAGCTCACTACAACGAGGAGGACTATGAAGAATGCGAGGCAACCGGACATTACTAGACACCCCCACAAATATGTGAAGACAATCCGCTTCCAAATCTTGCAGATGATCACATAGAACTTCGAGAAATCAAACTTCTTCCTCGAGTATGTGCAGTCAACTGTGTGAACCACAGCAGCCTTGGACAGAAGCAGCAGCGTCACTAACAAGGGGAAGCACATTGCTGCTGAGATCACCATCTCAGCCATTCTATGGCACGACTGTTTGACGAAAGGCTTGAGAGGGAGTCCACTCGATTTTGCAACTAGCAAAAGGCGAAAGCTCAGCCTCTTCACAAGGGACTGATCCACCAACACGTTTGACAAGAGCACGGCCGAAACAGGGC
It contains:
- the LOC130995870 gene encoding uncharacterized protein LOC130995870 → MEVSSGLGPRPGSSALSREKHEENEGINIENIELETSVNDFRSNHHFHSMSALDILRETVWILRFNSGGFMAIVAVLICPVSAVLLSNVLVDQSLVKRLSFRLLLVAKSSGLPLKPFVKQSCHRMAEMVISAAMCFPLLVTLLLLSKAAVVHTVDCTYSRKKFDFSKFYVIICKIWKRIVFTYLWGCLVMSGCLAFFIVLLVVVSCVFLIMGFPSDLILYPAMVVGLIFSIIFANAIIICNTAIVISVLEDVAGPQAVLRSSSLIKGQTQVGLLIFLGSTIGMAFVEGLFEHRVKTLSYGDGSSRLWEGPLLVVMYSFVVMIDSMMSTVFYFSCKSYRLESASAEKEPVLEAQAIGEAQ